Sequence from the Argentina anserina chromosome 7, drPotAnse1.1, whole genome shotgun sequence genome:
acccgtgtccacccctagtCTTCATCGatgatattttaatttattccaAAAATGAAGCAGACCACACACAACACTTGGAGACTACCTTACAAGTATTGAGAGAACACAAGCTATATGCAAAATTTGAGAAGTGCGATTTTTGGCAACACTAAGTGAAATTCTTGGGCCACGTTGTCTTTCAAAATGGAATAGCAATGGACCCTGCAAAGATCAAAGCTGTGTTAGAATGGAAAGCTCCTACCACTCCAACCGAAATACGAAGTTTTCTTGGCCTTGCTGGTTATTATCGGAGGTTCATTGAAGGCTTTTTCAAAAATTGATCTTCCATTGACAAGGTTGACTCGAAAAAATGTGAAGTATATTTAGGACGCCAATTGTGAACAAGCATTTCAGAAGCTAAAGGAAAGGCTGACAACAGCACCAATCCTCACCATTCCAGAAAGTGGAATTCCTTTTGTCATATATACCGACGCATCACATCAAGGACTCGGTTGCGTTCTCATGCAAAATGGGAAGGTGGTAGCTTATGCATCTCGACAATTGAAGGTGCATGAGAAGAACTATCCAACCCATGATCTTGAGCTAGCAGGTGTGGTTTTTGCTTTGAAGGTTTGGAGGTATTATTTATATGGGAGTGGTTTGATCTATTCTCTAACCACAAAAGTTTAAAGTATATTTTCTCCGAAGAGGATTTAAACATGCGACAAAGAAGATGGATGGAGCCtatcaaggactatgacttcacattgcAATACCATCTCGGTAAAGCAAATGTAGTGGCTGACGCTTTAAGCCGAAAACTCCAAAGTCACCTAGCTACAATTATAAAAGAGCATTGGAGCATGCTAAGAACTCTAATTGAGTACAATCGTACTCCTTCAAcgaacatgaatgagatgttTATTGAAAACTTAGTGGTGCAACCCTCAATAATAGGCGAAATCATTCAAGCACAACGGGAAGATGAATGGCTCGTGGAATACGTTCGCGGAATGAAAGAGAAGCACCCCGAAGACTAGAGCACACATACGGAGGAAGAGATGCGTTTTAGAGGGAGGTTTTGCCTGCCAAATGTTGGATCATTAAAGGAGTGATATAATGCAAGAAGCACATTGTTCAAAATTCACAATCCACCCAGGAGGAATAACAATGTATAAAGACCTATGGAAAAACTATTGGTGGAACAACATGAAGAGAGACATTGCTAACTATGTCTCTAGGTGTCTTACATGTCAACTTGTGAGGGCGGAGCACGTGCGAAAGGCAAGATTATTACAACCTCTCAAAATTTCAGAATGGAAGTGGGAGCACATCACGATAGACTTCGTTACTGGATTGCCAAGGACGCAAAGAGGCAGCGATGCAATTTGGGTCATTGTTGATCGCCTTACAAAATTTGCCCATTTCTTACCAATAAAGGTAACATATTCCATCGATTTCTCAAGTAAGCTATACCTATGAGAAGTAGTACGTCTGCACGGAGTTTCTGTCTCGATAGTGTCACATCGTGATGCTTGATTCACCTCAAGATTTTGGGTTAGCTTACAAAGTACAATGGAGACGAAGTTAGACATGAGCACtgcatttcatcctcaaactgatGGACAAACTGAAAGAGTCAATCAAGTGATGGAGGATATGCTTAGGTCTTGCATTTTGAATTTAGGAGGGAGTTGGGAGGATCACCTATATTTGATCAAGTTTGCTTACAACAATAATTATCACTCAAGCATAGGGATGACACCTTTTGAAGCTCTCTATGCGAGACCATGCCATACCCCAATATGTTGGGCTGAGGTAGGCGAAACCGTTCTTCCCGGACTTGATGTAGTTAAGCATTCTTGCGGAGGTAGTTGCATCAATTAAGGAGTGCTTGAAAGCTGCACAAAGTCGACAAAAGACCTATGTCGATCGACATAGGAGGAATGTAGAGTTTCATGTCGGAGATCGTGTCTTGTTGAAAGTCTCACCCATGCGATCGTGTCTTGTCGgagatagttctaggaatttacATGCTTAATCAacatgagtgacgccatgcttgcttacatatctccaattcgacttaatgtgcttatgtgctactttattgtttaactagaacgcttcgttatgttgaactctttttagcatatattTAGGATTAAACACtttgttgattctaaataattaagaagtgtTAACGATTAGAtcaaccgcttcggactctaattagcattggaattgaaatagaCTTAGAaataatcgaaaatacttaCTGCCTAtgtgttgttctatgcgtgtcatacatgtttcttgagtagaattcgtgttttggttatgtgatgagtggtagatcaattgtatataaataatttaagatttattttaagtagtagttttagaatccaaatcaaatcccccaataacataataagtgttgaggcccttttgatttccctgactgaacgatccctgcttattttatactaaagatgatgtttttcagggtattttatagacgttctaacaaaacgctttatcattttggcgccgttgccggggaattgattaattctcaatgctttgaagtgttactattgtgttatattgtgaattgttggtgatgaaagaaaaggtttaacataggctcaaatgggttcATACTAAGATGTCTCAAGCAGGGCACAAATAGGGCATACGCTTTTTGGCATAAAGTGATGGAAAtactaaaaagatccaacaattcttttcaaaattagagtatattatgatagaagtttcgaaagtttcacaaagtaagttctagcattctctagttcattgaatctctatggcatatgaatcgatcaaaatagatataatgaggttatatagctaagaaacgatagaataacattcaaaagaaaggcacaagtatggctcgaaactcacaagggttacatgaatcaaaatgagtaaggaacatgctcattatgTACGTAAATTTCAAactcctcatctactacatgttcgtacaatttctacacatcgattaaccatcaaatatcaattaagtaactcaaaacaaaaacaaaacaaaacaaacactacaaaatcgaaaaatagaaaataaaaacaataaaaatcgaaaattaAAGCAAGAAATCGAAAAACACATAGGCATCAAACAATTgaatacaacgaatgatgtataccccaccccacacttaataCTTACATtagccctcaatgtacaatatgataagcaacgcaaaataaaaagagaaaaaaataagaaatcgcaaacactcgttgatagCTCCTCCATTAGCTTAAGTTTATAGTCTAAGCCTAGACTTCCACAAAGATTCACTTGCTTACCGTACGTTCAAGGAGAGAAGTCTCCTCCATATTATGCTCTGCAAAGTTctcatagtacggcttcaagcgatgtctgTTGAACTGAAATTTGGTTCCATTGATCTGAATAGCACCATAAGGAAAgatattagtaacaacaaacgggCGAAGCCACCTAGAGTGGAGCTTGCACGGAAACAACCTAAGttgagaattaaacaaaagagcTGTATGTCCAatgacaaagtgtttcttccttaTCATACGGTCATTGAACTCCTTGGTCTTCTCTTTGTAAATCATAGCCGAgtcataggcctcatttcgAATCTCCAtctcatgcaattgcaacttcgTATGCTctccggcctcatcaatgtccatgttgAAGTTattcacagcccaccatgcacgatgttcagGCTCCACAAGAAtatggcacgccttgccatagactaacTAAAAAAGGGACATGTCAagaggagtcttgtatgcagttctataagcccaaagagcatcatctaACCATTGGGACCAGTCATTTCGAGTTGGTCCAACTGATTTCTCCAAAATCCTCTTGATCTCTCGATTAGATAGCTCCACTTGTCCACTCgtttgggggtgataaggcgtagcaaccttatgcttgataccatacttcctcaacaaaGACTCAATCATACGGTTGTAAAAGTGAGAAAAGCCATCACTAATCAATAGCCACAAGAATATACAAAAATCCATTAGAGTTAGGGAATGGTCCCATTAAATTGATGACCCAACTATCAAAAATTGCAACATAAAGAATATGTTGCATTGACATTTGATCTCTAAGACCAATATTACTTGTTCTTTGGCACCTGTCACAAGTCATACAAAAAGCATATGCATCTCGAAAAAtagtaggccaaaagaaactaTATTCTAACACtttaagagcagtcctacgtgaaccaaaatgacCTACACAAGACTTAGAATGgcaaaaaacaaatataaattcaTGTTCATATTTAGGGACACACCTTCTAGACACACCTTCTAATGGTTTGGTCAACACAGTGTTTGCACAAGTATAGTTCATCctaaacataatacttagctaaagCCTTGAGTCTAGTCctttgagcatgcgataaaaTATctggaaattgcttagaaacaagatagttcataatatctgcataccatggctcacttacctcaactcgaaagagtaaCTCATTCGGAAAACTCTCTTGAATGGAAAAGGGCTTGGCATCCCTCACTAAATGGCTCAAATGGTCTGCCACATTGTCACTTCTCTTCTTGTCATTGATTTCGAGATAAACTCTTGCAGCaagagaatccatcgaatcaatctcggtttgacatccttctttgtcatcaagtacttcaaaattacataatcagtgtaaacaataacctTCGATTGAAGTAaataagaacgaaacttatccaAAACAAAGATAACCGCAAGAACTTCTTTCTCGGTTGTGGTATAGTtctgttgagcatcattgagcgtTCGTGAGACATAGTAAATGGCGTAGAAttgcttgtccttcctctgccctagcacgtTTCCAACCAATATTAAccttgtaagcatcgttagtagtataaaacaAGAAGGTATCATTAGAAACCAGAGATCCAACCAGGGACTGAATCACAATCAAATAACAACAAATTTAGGAAGAGTTTAAAGGGTATTAGTTTCGAATACTAagtataaaaacagaaaataaacctaagctaatatatacatgtgaacAATCAACACTTGCACAAAGCATCACCAAAATAACCCATATAAAGcaacgaaaatcagatttcaattctcctttaaGAGTAATGACGAGACACCATcgtgaataactaaggttggatcatgtcATTAGGTTTCAAAgtagtaacctaaacacatagacacttaattTATTCAACTCTTGTCAAGCGGCCTCACTGAAATTAAACCTAACTCAAcctcatgctacaagcgtatacacaAAGTTCATCAAGTTATCATCACAAGTcattaatccaacaacctaaatattaTGCTACAAGCGCATACATAACATTAGGTATCAAAATTATTCAAGAATGACTGACGGAATAAatctaaaatcatagaaccaaaaaccaaaatcacaactttatatagCTTGAAATAAGTACCtacttcatagacaaaatcgaaacaactttacaataaccaaaacacatacacaaccaagaacaagaaaaacctaaAACTGAAATTAACATAGAGAGTATCATGgctacactttatcaatcaaatgATTTCATAAGGTGTAGCCGTGACTTCTAAGGGatggaacctcttcacaagTGTACTTCGAAGGAAGGGATGATGGAAGGGTGGAATCGGATTTAGGGTTCTTGGATGGTGAGTATGGGGTTCGGCAGAG
This genomic interval carries:
- the LOC126803461 gene encoding uncharacterized protein LOC126803461 yields the protein MDSLAARVYLEINDKKRSDNVADHLSHLVRDAKPFSIQESFPNELLFRVELVYGKACHILVEPEHRAWWAVNNFNMDIDEAGEHTKLQLHEMEIRNEAYDSAMIYKEKTKEFNDRMIRKKHFVIGHTALLFNSQLRLFPCKLHSRWLRPFVVTNIFPYGAIQINGTKFQFNRHRLKPYYENFAEHNMEETSLLERTVSK